One region of Cryptococcus deuterogattii R265 chromosome 14, complete sequence genomic DNA includes:
- a CDS encoding U3 small nucleolar ribonucleoprotein LCP5 — MESDAEVILSTEEVLKLFGTIQTAVDATTSSSTPLLNKVQNNDEDLDFANGLSLLNLRPHLLLSSLHQLVILLALRLASSTEATPDPSISTALSIPFPNPRSRPELTDDNVLNEIAGELVMNQEVMDKVRGLENKLEYQIKKLVGFAEVEEKRGKDVIEDVEEDPLSFRPNPSAITSRVSPKPTRGGSPAGSDDEKSGVYRPPRVAAVPYSEPAPQGRERERRAPALLSEFAATMDSAPLLESTSGLSVRPVTSAAAKYSNSVSAKRAAELKRIEQFEEENMTRLVTSKREAKRRRDDEAALAMGFGVGPSRGRRGRNGLEAELEGVLGDRGDKGVWDGVSGKFGQRGDALERGKKRISGTGSAGGKAKKARFEKELARRRK; from the exons ATGGAGAGCGACGCTGAGGTTATTCTCTCTACGGAAGAGGTTCTGAAATTATTTGGGACTATTCAGACAGCTGTTGATGCAactacttcttcttctactcCATTATTAAACAA AGTCCAAAACAACGACGAGGATCTTGACTTTGCCAATggtctttcccttctcaaccttcgCCCTCACCTCCTCTTGTCATCCCTTCACCAActtgtcatcctccttgctTTACGGTTAGCCTCCTCAACAGAGGCTACTCCCGACCCGTCCATTTCCACAgccctttccatccctttccCGAACCCCCGTTCACGACCGGAACTTACAGACGATAACGTGTTGAATGAGATCGCTGGAGAGTTAGTAATGAACCAAGAAGTTATGGACAAAGTCAGAGGGTTGGAGAACAAGCTGGAATACCAGATTAAGAAACTGGTTGGGTTtgcagaagttgaagagaagaggggcAAGGATGTGATCGAAgacgttgaagaag ATCCTTTATCATTCCGACCCAACCCATCTGCTATTACCTCCAGAGTATCTCCTAAACCCACCCGCGGCGGTTCCCCAGCCGGTTCAGACGACGAAAAATCCGGTGTCTACCGTCCCCCGCGTGTCGCTGCTGTCCCTTATTCCGAACCTGCCCCCCAGGGTCGGGAAAGAGAACGTCGTGCTCCCGCACTCTTGTCCGAGTTCGCTGCTACCATGGACTCTGCTCCCTTACTGGAATCTACTTCTGGTCTCTCCGTTCGTCCGGTcacttctgctgctgccaagtATTCCAACTCTGTCAGCGCTAAGCGTGCTGcagagttgaagaggatcGAGCAattcgaagaagagaacatGACTCGATTGGTAACCAGCAAAAGGGAAGCtaagagaagaagagatgacgAGGCTGCTTTGGCAATGGGCTTCGGCGTTGGGCCCAGCAGAggtagaagaggaaggaatggtTTGGAGGCAGAATTGGAAGGCGTGCTTGGAGATAGAGGAGACAAGGGAGTCTGGGATGGTGTTTCAGGCAAGTTTGGTCAGAGAGGAGATGCTTTGGagcgaggaaagaagagaatcaGCGGTACTGGTTCTGCGGGCGgcaaggccaagaaggctAGGTTTGAGAAGGAACTTGCTAGGAGACGCAAGTAA
- a CDS encoding stomatin family protein, producing MSDSAPGHSKSSMDGTTINFNSAKGQNEPLPIPENNELDRYVTDDLPRQPRMAAKPQVPDAIMAVQPLRKNEMQPSYAQDLGTGTIEHGFYGSMMNALGECIGALGMIPCCPCPNPFHNVSQGSVGLVARFGQFYKSVDPGLVKVNVCTEDVRVVDVKIQLTSVPRQTVQTKDNVSVEVDSVICWHVISPYRSAFGINDVRSALVERAQTTLRQVVGGRVLQSVISDREGLAHEVAEIIETTAEKWGVAIESILLKDINFSVELQQSLSSAATQKRIGESKVIAARAEVDAAKLMRQAADILASPAAMQIRQLEALQNMARSSGSKVVFVPMNLGTMGAAGMHDVAHQIAASGHDERTDTGPGSATNAGIISSMAQV from the exons ATGTCTGACTCAGCCCCCGGTCACAGCAAGTCATCCATGGACGGCACAACGATCAACTTCAACAGCGCCAAGGGCCAGAATGAGCCGCTTCCCATCCCCGAGAACAACGAGCTTGACCGCTATGTCACAGACGACTTGCCCAGGCAGCCACGGATGGCTGCCAAGCCCCAAGTTCCTGATGCCATCATG GCCGTGCAGCccttgaggaagaacgagaTGCAACCCTCTTACGCCCAAGACCTTGGTACCGGCACTATTGAA CACGGATTCTATGGCTCTATGATGAACGCGCTTGGTGAATGCATCGGTGCTCTGGGTATGATCCCTTGCTGCCCTTGCCCCAACCCATTCCACAACGTCTCTCAGGGCTCTGTCGGTTTGGTCGCCCGATTTGGTCAATTCTACAAA TCCGTCGACCCCGGTTTGGTCAAGGTCAATGTCTGCACTGAAGATGTTAGAGTCGTCG ATGTTAAGATCCAACTCACTTCCGTTCCCCGTCAGACCGTCCAGACCAAAGACAATGTTTCTGTCGAAGTTGACAGTGTAATCTGCTGGCACG TCATCTCCCCTTACCGATCGGCATTTGGAATTAACGACGTGAGGTCTGCTTTGGTGGAGCGTGCCC AAACTACTCTTCGTCAGGTAGTCGGTGGACGA GTTCTCCAAAGCGTAATCTCCGACCGCGAGGGTCTTGCTCATGAAGTTGCTGAGATT ATCGAAACTACCGCCGAGAAGTGGGGTGTCGCCATCGaatccatccttctcaaggaCATCAACTTCTCTGTCGAATTGCAGCAGTCTCTTTCTAGTGCTGCCActcagaagaggattggTGAATCCAAGGTTATCGCTGCCAGGGCCGAAGTCGATGCCGCCAAGTTGATGAGACAAGCCGCCGAC ATTCTTGCTTCGCCAGCCGCTATGCAGATCCGTCAACTCGAGGCTCTCCAGAACATGGCTCGATCATCTGGCAGCAAGGTTGTCTTTG TTCCTATGAACCTCGGAACAATGGGCGCAGCCGGTATGCATGACGTTGCCCACCAAATCGCCGCCTCTGGCCACGACGAGCGCACAGACACGGGACCAGGATCTGCAACCAACGCTGGTATCATCAGCTCGATGGCCCAAGTCTGA
- a CDS encoding sentrin/sumo-specific protease, producing MSNLLGWGTHAAREQESISSDDEPSSSHSRSSSPDPLDSISRGSSNDPPSPPPPAEPRRPPVRPDRDSYTSQSSPFTWSATIDGQRRPLWRDRDKETEDRASQRVISMFSGNVGALNRRRTLRKVDDRIADIRTVLRNDQATKSFDEVVQSKSQQEIYKPKQKREIGVKAQEQASKSSSFEFVSILKNLKALQLAKEKALKPSVPSSLSPQQESKVDAHLRNPKFKATLNVSEVEAGSLRRLKPSTWLDDEVMNAYCDLMCSRFKDGKAGRKVHFLNSFFYGKLVDQGYVAGRLKRWTKKIDIFSLDVLIFPINQGNMHWTACAINFAKKRIEYYDSMGDYGNARKQVFRKVRGYVDAEHKEKKGGPMDWEGWHDYFNKNTPQQNNGSDCGVFSCQTLEMITRGRDIVTQGFEFTAKDMPFMRRMMIYEIGEGRLEKRTWGSPAL from the exons ATGTCCAACTTATTGGGCTGGGGAACAC ACGCAGCGCGAGAACAAGAATCAATCTCCAGCGATGACGaaccatcctcttctcattCACGCTCCTCGTCTCCAGACCCGTTAGATTCTATATCAAGAGGCTCCTCCAACgatccaccatcaccacctCCGCCAGCCGAACCCCGTCGTCCACCTGTACGGCCGGATCGAGATTCCTATACCTCCCAATCATCGCCCTTTACATGGTCAGCAACGATAGATGGTCAGAGACGGCCTTTATGGAGGGATAGGGACAAGGAGACGGAAGACAGAGCGAGTCAGAGGGTGATTTCCATGTTCTCGGGGAATGTAGGCGCTTTGAACAGGAGAAGAACGCTTAGGAAGG TTGATGATAGGATAGCGGATATACGGACGGTTCTGCGCAATGATCAAGCCACAAAGTCATTCGACGAAGTTGTACAGTCGAAATCACAGCAAGAGATTTATAAACCGAAACAAAAACGAGAAATTGGCGTCAAAGCTCAAGAACAAGCATCCAAATC ATCCAGTTTTGAATTCGTCTCCATCCTTAAGAACCTCAAAGCACTCCAACTCGCCAAAGAAAAGGCCCTCAAACCATCTGTTCCATCCAGTCTGTCTCCTCAACAAGAATCCAAAGTTGACGCGCATCTCCGAAATCCCAAATTCAAAGCCACCCTCAATGTTTCTGAAGTGGAAGCTGGAAGCCTCAGGAGGCTCAAGCCTAGTACTTggttggatgatgaggtgaTGAACGCCTATTGCGATTTGATGTGCAGTCGGTTCAAGGACGGGAAGGCGGGGAGAAAAGTTCATTTTTTGAATTCCTTTTTCTACGGCAAGCTTGTGGATCAGGGGTACGTCGCCGGACGGTTGAAGCGCTGGACTAAAAAA ATTGATATCTTCTCGCTCGATGTCCTCATTTTCCCTATCAACCAAGGTAACATGCACTGGACAGCATGTGCCATTAACTTTGCCAAGAAGCGGATAGAGTATTATGACTCAATGGGAGACTATGGGAATGCAAGGAAACAAGTGTTTAGAAAAGTGAGAGGATATGTGGACGCTGAAcacaaggaaaagaaaggagggcCGATGGATTGGGAAGGGTGGCATGATTACTTCAACAAG AACACACCACAGCAAAATAATGGTTCAGACTGTGGCGTCTTTTCATGTCAAACATTAGAGATGATCACTCGCGGTCGGGACATTGTCACCCAGGGTTTCGAGTTCACAGCCAAGGACATGCCGTTTAtgaggagaatgatgatCTATGAAATTGGGGAAGGCAGATTAGAGAAGAGGACTTGGGGTTCGCCTGCGTTATAG
- a CDS encoding nuclear protein — MTALHPTVSSSDIHLDSPHSYSHYGSTLLPNPSASPSPSTAHPPLSGTSAGDMQAEAPELIEEITEGGSEEGDQIILDSQPEIDVEDLTGEMEYENLRYRTERERKRVKVYELRDESWFDRGTGICRGMINADGHAVILVEAEGAQVQGNEDEPGGFLTKDILLNSNVERDDIYGKQQDTLIVWTDPESKLDIALSFQDADGCEDTWQFICEVQKHLISIEDESQVPSSSSPMGGSPMMVANAHMVNAEQKLPWQPPTLANIRVLYKSTGQVGNGTGKSNGTYPERGKLDDYIKQLINILEQAEDLESLDDLHALCSLMQTILLFNDNGIFEYILQDDVFLGVIGMLEYDPEFPELKATYRQYFQGNARFREVVPIPDPIIRNKIHQTYRLLFLKDVVLARVLDDSAFNILNGFIFFNQVDIINYIQQSDGFLTQLFEPFRDPLPPPPPSDTPPEPLDDKKRDTVMFLHQLVMMGKSIQLPPRLQLYRTLVDRGLLRVIEWSFRRPEAKILHAGAEMLTLVVEHDASSVRSFVFKEQEQKERTLVKETIELLHKTTNVGLMGQMADTLKTMLEVPPDNESFMAKKEGPLAEQFMTHFYETWAIYLFKPLLDIPDYKAEQPTAKLTREYTSLLQNLVELLSYCVVNHPHKGSYFILSNPISKKVVALLYIRDKPLRHAALRFLKACLRTANHFIHRHFVKNDLLGPLMMLLEEESLRDNMMSSACMEVVEQIRKDNLKTIINYLFESYAPRLEALSRRPLMRGIMMGIRSRWEMNNEPTPSMPLVAATSATSIGGEDSWVNEEKKEDDYFNASDEDTDTTVVDDMEDGVGEEEEGEEGAVPAKRKRLHSGGGPKKRAQRTGSALGLDYDDSSDPESPVSTPQHIEHSSSSPVSTTTTSLLERTVSRAQAVAEKEKNTSELEEDLGDVQAKMREKRRREEEDEDEGGFAGLLVGAKPQPVATVAASAASGGGAIGAGKGEEGKDDERDMAVQSDIPTTGEGKKGLKDMGKKIRLNFGLGKKFSK, encoded by the exons ATGACAGCATTACATCCCACAGTTTCATCCTCAGACATACACCTCGACTCCCCGCACAGCTATTCCCACTACGGATCgaccctcctccccaatcCGTCCGCTTCCCCGTCCCCCAGTACCGCACATCCCCCCCTATCCGGCACATCAGCAGGTGATATGCAAGCAGAAGCACCTGAGTTGATAGAAGAGATCACAGAAGGAGGAtcggaagaaggagaccaAATCATCCTTGATTCACAACCAGAGATCGATGTGGAAGACCTTACGGGGGAGATGGAATACGAGAACTTGAGGTATCGGACAGAGAGAGAGCGGAAACGTGTTAAA GTGTATGAGCTTCGTGATGAATCATGGTTTGACCGAGGGACAGGCATTTGTCGTGGGATGATCAATGCCGATGGCCATGCAGTCATTTTGGTGGAGGCTGAAGGAGCTCAAGTTCAggggaatgaagatgagcctGGAGGGTTCTTGACCAAAGATATCTTGTTGAATTCCAATGTTGAAAGGGATGACATCTACGGTAAACAACAAG ATACTCTGATAGTATGGACGGATCCAGAATCGAAACTTGATATTGCTCTCTCCTTTCAGGATGCCGATGGATGCGAGGATACCTGGCAATTTATATGTGAAGTTCAAAAGCACCTCATCAGCATCG aggatgaatcGCAGgtgccatcatcttcatcgcccATGGGCGGTTCTCCAATGATGGTGGCCAACGCGCATATGGTCAACGCGGAGCAGAAGCTCCCATGGCAGCCCCCTACGTTGGCGAATATTAG AGTTTTGTATAAGAGCACAGGCCAAGTCGGCAATGGGACGGGAAAGAGCAATGGAACATATCCTGAACGAGGCAAGTTGGAT GACTACATCAAGCAGTTGATCAATATCCTCGAGCAAGCAGAAGACTTGGAAAGCTTGGATGATTTGCACGCTTTATGTTCCTTGATGCAGACGATCT TGCTTTTCAACGATAACGGTATATTCGAGTACATCCTTCAGGATGATGTATTCCTCGGCGTCATTGGAATGCTTGAAT ACGACCCCGAATTCCCCGAACTCAAAGCCACCTATCGTCAGTATTTCCAAGGAAACGCTCGTTTCCGAGAAGTCGTTCCCATCCCCGACCCCATTATCCGCAACAAGATCCATCAGACTTACCGCCTCTTATTTCTCAAAGACGTTGTGCTCGCCCGAGTACTTGATGATTCAGCATTCAACATTCTTAATggtttcatctttttcaaccAAGTGGATATCATCAACTACATCCAACAGAGCGATGGCTTTCTCACGCAACTATTCGAACCCTTTCGGGACCCCTTacctccccctcctcctaGTGATACACCTCCAGAGCCACTCGATGATAAGAAACGTGACACGGTCATgttccttcatcaactgGTCATGATGGGCAAGTCAATTCAACTTCCTCCACGTTTACAGCTGTACCGAACGCTGGTTGACCGCGGACTGTTACGCGTTATTGAATGGTCTTTCCGCCGTCCTGAAGCAAAGATTTTACATGCGGGTGCGGAAATGTTGACCCTTGTAGTGGAGCATGATGCGTCATCGGTGAGAAGTTTTGTTTTcaaggagcaggagcagaaAGAGCGGACATTGGTCAAGGAAACTATTGAGTTGTTGCACAAAACGACAAATGTGGGGTTAATGGGACAGATGGCGGATACGCTGAAAACGATGTTGGAGGTTCCTCCGGATAATGAG TCATTcatggcgaagaaggaagggccTCTGGCCGAACAGTTCATGACCCATTTCTATGAGACTTGGGCGATCTATCTTTTCAAACCGTTATTGGATATCCCAGATTACAAAGCTGAACAGCCTACGG CAAAATTAACAAGAGAATACACTTCGCTTCTTCAGAATCTTGTTGAACTGTTATCGTACTGCGTTGTGAATCACCCTCATAAAGGCTCATACTTTATACTGTCAAACCCGATATCGAAAAAGGTTGTCGCGTTATTGTATATTCGGGATAAACCCCTGAGACATG CCGCTCTGCGTTTCCTCAAGGCTTGCCTGAGAACAGCTAATCACTTTATTCATCGACATTTTGTCAAGAACGATCTGTTAGGGCCTCTTATGATGTtactggaggaggagagtttGAGGGATAATATGATGAGTTCTGCCTGTATGGAAGTCGTCGAGCAGATCCGCAAG GACAATTTGAAGACTATCATCAACTATCTGTTTGAAAGCTATGCGCCCCGCCTCGAAGCACTTTCACGTCGGCCGCTCATGCGAGGTATCATGATGGGAATTCGATCACGCTGGGAAATGAATAACGAACCTACACCAAGCATGCCCCTCGTTGCAGCTACATCAGCTACATCGATCGGTGGAGAAGACAGCTGGGtgaacgaagaaaagaaagaggatgattaCTTTAATGCATCAGACGAGGACACAGATACGACAGTGGTCGACGATATGGAGGATGGGgtaggggaagaagaagaaggggaggaaggtgcCGTGCCtgcaaagagaaagaggctgCATAGTGGTGGTGGGCCGAAAAAACGGGCTCAGCGGACGGGAAGCGCGCTCGGGTTGGACTACGACGATAGTTCGGACCCAGAATCACCTGTCTCTACCCCACAACATATCGaacactcttcttccagccctGTGTCAACCACCACGACGTCCCTCCTCGAACGAACGGTATCCAGAGCACAGGCAGTCgctgaaaaggagaagaacaCCTcggagctggaagaagatctgGGAGATGTACAGGCGAAAATGCGGGAAAAACGACGtcgggaggaagaggatgaagatgaaggcggGTTTGCAGGGTTGCTGGTTGGTGCCAAACCGCAGCCTGTAGCGACTGTCGCCGCAAGTGCAGCGAGTGGAGGTGGGGCAATAGGAGCAGGAaagggcgaagaaggaaaggacgATGAGCGAGATATGGCTGTGCAGAGTGACATTCCGACAacgggagaaggaaaaaagggacTGAAGGATATGGGCAAAAAAATACGGTTGAACTTTGGGCTTGGTAAGAAGTTTAGCAAGTAG
- a CDS encoding 60S ribosomal protein L2-B — translation MGRVIRAQRKSGGIFKSHTHHNKNPARLRNLDFAEKNGYIRGVVKDIIHDAGRGAPLATVVFRDPYRYKLRKETFLAAEGLSTGSFVYCGKKATLNVGNVLPIGQCPEGTIICNVEEKIGDRGALARTSGNYATIIGHNETGVTRIRLPSGAKKTISSRCRATVGIIAGGGRIDKPFLKAGRKHHAMRAKRNSWPRTRGVAMNPVDHPHGGGNHQHIGHASTMARDAPAGQKAGLIAARRTGLLNYRGVPRARTSTLLKRLVSCAVELGWGWDVGQWARGWARFCTSSMQILSTNGRCMLHMD, via the exons ATGGGTCGAGTCATCCGCGCGCAGCGAAAGTCCGGGGGTATCTTCAAGTCCCACACCCACCACAACAAGAACCCCGCTAGGTTGAGGAACCTCGACTTTGCTGAGAAGAACGGCTACATCCGGGGTGTTGTCAAGGACATCATCCACGACGCTGGGCG AGGTGCTCCCCTTGCTACCGTCGTCTTCCGTGACCCTTACCGATACAAGCTCCGAAAGGAGACTTTCCTCGCTGCTGAGGGTCTCTCCACCGGCTCTTTTGTCTACTGCGGCAAGAAGGCTACCCTCAACGTCGGCAACGTCCTCCCCATCGGCCAGTGCCCCGAAGGTACCATCATCTGCAACgtcgaggagaagattggtGACCGAGGAGCGCTCGCCCGAACCTCTGGTAACTACGCCACCATCATCGGCCACAACGAGACTGGTGTGACCCGAATCAGGTTGCCCTCAGGCGCCAAGAAGACTATCTCTTCCCGATGCAGGGCTACCGTCGGTATCAttgctggtggtggtaggATTGACAAGCCCTTCCTTAAGGCTGGTAGGAAGCACCACGCTATGCGTGCTAAGAGGAACTCTTGGCCCCGAACTCGTGGTGTGGCTATGAACCCCGTTGACCACCCTCACGGTGGTGGTAACCACCAG CACATTGGTCACGCCTCTACCATGGCTCGCGACGCTCCCGCCGGTCAAAAAGCCGGTCTCATCGCCGCCAGGAGGACTGGTCTTCTC AATTACAGAGGGGTACCCAGGGCAAGAACGTCGACTCTGCTTAAGCGACTGGTTAGTTGTGCAGTGGAGTTGGggtggggatgggatgTTGGGCAGTGGGCCCGTGGATGGGCGAGGTTTTGTACCTCTTCTATGCAGATTCTTTCGACAAATGGCCGTTGCATGTTGCATATGGATTAA
- a CDS encoding mitochondrial import inner membrane translocase subunit TIM54, whose protein sequence is MADLTPGPRKPPPAELTGFRSALAHTGIPHGVLLWKPRLPSRNWLIFWSVSLSLTYAYYYDRSECKRIKQEVVERVEKYGREPMPGGSLGEPRRVVVWAGRWGGDDDADRAGRYFRKYVKPYLVAAGIDYTLPSAPLHGSITRQVHAAILLQRRQALGLAPTAMPLSLPGVLDPAEVKRREVESGVVLVGRASMKEYLEGLRRGWEGGVDEWEWEKEVEKTLEHDGVFDEPKHAAADAALDAGDGAAAVDSTVETATNVAPKSNFAFLSRPSPLPRHPGTPSPRHPRPSPHPPLPDPRPPLALHQPPRFHPAALHDPRLFQRTRKGATRRTVRARSHRRSHHRHAQRRRRALGREERELVQQDRQTTARPTPKGANRVLRVHQVPYRSREGVREW, encoded by the exons ATGGCTGACCTGACACCTGGTCCCCGCAAACCACCGCCAGCTGAACTCACTGGCTTCCGCTCAGCACTCGCGCACACGGGTATCCCGCACGGCGTGCTTCTGTGGAAACCCCGTCTTCCGTCACGCAACTGGCTCATCTTCTGGTCCGTCTCGCTCTCGCTGACATACGCCTACTACTACGACCGTTCTGAATGCAAGCGGATCAAGCAAGAGGTAGTGGAGCGTGTGGAGAAGTATGGGCGTGAGCCGATGCCCGGTGGAAGTCTGGGTGAGCCGAGACGGGTGGTGGTGTGGGCTGGGCGATGGGGAGGAGACGACGATGCTGACCGCGCTGGGAGGTATTTCCGCAAGTATGTCAAG CCATACCTCGTCGCTGCCGGCATCGACTACACGCTGCCCTCCGCGCCTCTGCACGGCTCCATCACCCGCCAAGTGCACGccgccatcctcctccagcgCCGTCAAGCACTCGGTCTCGCGCCGACCGCGATGCCGCTCTCGCTTCCCGGCGTGCTCGACCCTGCTGAAGTGAAGCGGCGCGAGGTCGAGAGCGGCGTGGTGCTCGTCGGGCGGGCGAGTATGAAGGAGTACCTCGAAGGACTGAGGCGGGGCTGGGAAGGCGGCGTGGACgagtgggagtgggagaaggaggtggagaagacgCTGGAGCATGACGGCGTGTTTGACGAGCCCAAGCACGCTGCTGCCGACGCTGCCCTCGACGCTGGAGATGGCGCCGCCGCCGTCGACTCTACCGTCGAGACCGCCACCAACGTTGCCCCCAAATCCAACTttgccttcctctcccGCCCATCTCCCCTGCCCCGGCACCCCGGCACCCCGTCACCCCGTCATCCCCGCCCATCTCCAcaccctcccctccccgacccccgtcctcctcttgcccttcaCCAACCACCTCGGTTTCATCCAGCTGCCCTACATGATCCTCGACTTTTTCAACGAACGCGCAAAGGTGCGACAAGGCGCACAGTCCGCGCTCGCTCTCATCGAAGGTCCCACCACCGACATGCACAGCGACGACGCCGCGCACTGggacgagaagagcgagagcTGGTACAACAAGACCGCCAGACAACTGCCCGACCGACTCCAAAAGGCGCGAACAGAGTACTACGAGTCCATCAAGTCCCGTATCGATCTCGCGAGGGCGTACGAGAATGGTGA
- a CDS encoding protein BMH2, with amino-acid sequence MSNREDSVYLAKLAEQAERYEEMVENMKSVASSDQELTVEERNLLSVAYKNVIGARRASWRIVSSIEQKEESKGNEAQVAMIKAYREKIEAELAKICEDILEVLDKHLIPSAASGESKVFYHKMMGDYHRYLAEFATGDKRKDSADKSLEAYKAASDVAVTELPPTHPIRLGLALNFSVFYYEILNSPDRACHLAKQAFDDAIAELDTLSEESYKDSTLIMQLLRDNLTLWTSDMNEPEKEEKPEETKQEEVAPAA; translated from the exons ATGTCTAACCGAGAAGACTCTGTCTACCTTGCCAAGCTCGCCGAGCAGGCTGAGCGATACGAGG AAATGGTCGAGAACATGAAGTCTGTCGCCTCTTCCGACCAGGAGCTCACCGTCGAGGAGCGTAATCTCCTCTCCGTCGCCTACAAGAACGTTATCGGTGCCCGCCGAGCTTCCTGGCGAATCGTCTCCTCCATCgaacagaaggaggagtCCAAGGGTAACGAGGCTCAGGTCGCAATGATCAAGGCCTACAgggagaagattgaggcTGAGCTTGCCAAGATCTGCGAGGACATTCTTGAGGTTCTCGACAAGCACCTTATCCCTTCTGCCGCTTCTGGCGAGTCCAAGGTCTTCTACCACAAGAT GATGGGAGACTACCACCGATACCTTGCCGAGTTTGCTACCGGTGACAAGCGAAAGGACTCTGCCGACAAGTCTCTTGAGGCTTACAAGGCTGCTTCCGACGTTGCCGTTACCGAGCTCCCGCCTACCCACCCTATCCGACTCGGTTTGGCCCTCAACTTCTCCGTGTTTTA CTATGAGATTCTCAACTCCCCCGACAGGGCTTGCCACCTTGCCAAGCAGGCTTTCGACGACGCTATTGCCGAGCTCGACACTCTTTCCGAGGAATCCTACAA GGACTCTACCCTCATCATGCAGCTTCTTAGGGACAACCTTACTCTCTGGACTTCTGACATGAACGAGCCTG agaaggaagagaagccCGAGGAAACaaagcaggaggaggttgcCCCCGCGGCTTAG